Proteins encoded by one window of Bacillus sp. DTU_2020_1000418_1_SI_GHA_SEK_038:
- a CDS encoding D-2-hydroxyacid dehydrogenase: MEKRKLVVTQNLSQDLVQAIKEVIPDWELIVGKEKEIWQDHLQETEIIAGWKKEITEYVLAPDSKLCWVQSWSAGINSMPLKEFNSHHIQLTSANGVHSFPISETIFALMLALTRKIHTYVKNQQTKTWHHSGLKLELHGKTMGLFGVGAIGKETAKIAKAFGMNVLGFRRSGQPEEFVDKMYTLDQINDVLPLCDYVVVTLPLTGETKHLFGQEQFNLMKPSSFFINIGRGDIVVESELTKALIEGKIAGAGLDVFEKEPLSEDSPLWALENVIITPHTAGSTEHYDKRVIEDIFIPNLKSYLKEEKLPINLVDYQKGY; the protein is encoded by the coding sequence GTGGAGAAACGGAAGCTAGTTGTTACCCAAAATTTAAGTCAGGATTTAGTCCAAGCCATAAAAGAAGTTATTCCCGATTGGGAGCTTATTGTTGGAAAAGAGAAGGAAATTTGGCAAGATCATTTACAAGAAACAGAAATTATTGCAGGCTGGAAGAAGGAAATAACAGAATATGTGCTAGCCCCTGATTCTAAGCTGTGTTGGGTTCAATCATGGTCGGCAGGTATAAACAGTATGCCATTGAAGGAATTCAATTCCCATCATATCCAGTTAACATCAGCTAATGGGGTCCATTCCTTCCCTATTTCCGAAACAATCTTTGCACTCATGCTCGCGCTTACTAGAAAAATACATACATACGTGAAAAATCAACAGACAAAAACATGGCATCATTCAGGATTAAAGCTTGAGCTGCATGGTAAAACAATGGGCCTATTTGGAGTAGGCGCCATTGGAAAGGAAACAGCCAAAATTGCCAAGGCCTTTGGCATGAATGTTTTAGGCTTCCGCCGCTCAGGTCAACCTGAGGAGTTTGTTGATAAAATGTATACACTTGATCAGATAAATGATGTTTTACCGTTGTGTGACTATGTTGTCGTAACACTTCCCCTCACAGGGGAAACAAAACATTTATTTGGACAAGAACAATTTAACCTCATGAAGCCTTCATCCTTCTTCATTAATATTGGCCGGGGCGATATTGTTGTAGAATCAGAGCTAACCAAGGCATTAATTGAAGGAAAAATCGCTGGTGCAGGCTTGGATGTATTTGAAAAAGAGCCTCTTAGTGAAGACAGTCCTTTATGGGCGCTTGAAAATGTAATTATCACGCCACATACAGCAGGATCAACCGAACATTACGATAAGCGCGTCATTGAGGATATTTTTATCCCGAATTTAAAAAGTTATTTAAAAGAGGAGAAGCTTCCAATTAATTTAGTTGATTATCAAAAAGGTTATTAA
- a CDS encoding DMT family transporter yields the protein MKNIQTYLLLIGIMIAWGFNVPIVKILVGYFPPVTITSLRIFTAGISVFLIMAFIQKIRRPSKEEWKFIIFGSLFNVVGHHFFLSVGLTNTTATNGALILGTGPLLTAILSSVILRNRATWIQILGFLFGSAGVSFIVLSGEKGLSGLSIGDLHIFFSILSQALSFILISKAAKTMDPRLLTGYMLILGSVLLFFISLWQEPKGFEGLFGAPILLWVAFFSSAILSTALGHMFYNSAIKKIGPAEASIFINLSTFFSLVGSAVFLGEIITSIHLFGLLFIVSGVVLGSGALEELLRKRKKRGVGQTQKPKKGFM from the coding sequence TTGAAAAATATACAAACCTATCTTTTGCTCATTGGGATCATGATTGCTTGGGGATTCAATGTGCCAATTGTCAAGATACTTGTAGGTTATTTTCCACCAGTAACCATTACCTCTTTACGAATTTTTACGGCAGGGATTTCAGTCTTTCTCATTATGGCTTTCATACAGAAAATAAGAAGGCCGAGTAAAGAAGAATGGAAGTTTATTATTTTTGGCAGTTTGTTCAACGTGGTCGGCCATCATTTTTTCTTATCAGTAGGTCTTACGAATACAACAGCTACAAATGGGGCGCTCATTTTAGGAACGGGTCCATTATTAACGGCCATTCTCTCGTCAGTCATCCTGCGTAATCGGGCAACATGGATTCAAATTCTTGGATTCCTATTTGGAAGTGCAGGGGTTTCTTTTATCGTATTATCGGGTGAAAAAGGACTATCAGGTCTTTCGATAGGTGACTTACATATATTCTTTTCGATTCTGTCACAAGCCCTCAGCTTTATTCTTATTAGCAAGGCAGCGAAAACAATGGATCCACGGCTTTTAACCGGATATATGCTGATCCTTGGAAGCGTTCTTTTATTTTTCATTAGTTTGTGGCAGGAGCCAAAAGGGTTTGAAGGGTTATTCGGTGCCCCTATCCTGCTATGGGTTGCCTTCTTTTCATCAGCAATACTTTCAACAGCCTTGGGGCATATGTTTTATAATTCAGCTATTAAAAAAATCGGACCCGCAGAAGCATCCATTTTCATTAATTTAAGCACGTTTTTCTCATTAGTAGGTTCGGCTGTTTTTCTGGGGGAAATCATAACTTCTATTCACTTATTTGGTTTGCTATTCATTGTTTCCGGTGTTGTTCTTGGATCAGGTGCATTAGAGGAGCTGCTGCGGAAACGGAAGAAAAGGGGAGTGGGGCAGACTCAGAAACCAAAAAAGGGATTCATGTAA